Proteins encoded by one window of Sparus aurata unplaced genomic scaffold, fSpaAur1.1, whole genome shotgun sequence:
- the LOC115577813 gene encoding integumentary mucin C.1-like, translating into MNNVVVQTLIDAANDSNTFNVTFGASSVALVSGPVPATTIAAMTTAATTAVTAIASTTTAAPTTTAAPTTTTAVSATTITTAAPITTTTAAPTPTTTASPTTSTTAAPSTTTAAAQTTTTTATATSTPDPVTYVIAATLENEIFTAELRNRSSPRFKELSGKATARCNQIYRARFGSNFDRCIVREFRAAQARQTRANGTVVEFSIVFNQSVPASALPMNNVVAQTLIDAANDSNTFNVTFGASSVALVSGPVPATTIAAMTTAATTAVTTIATTTPAAMTTAATTTTAATTIAGTTNNNTSLRSFNPCITFMLLILAYVTLI; encoded by the exons ATGAACAACGTTGTTGTTCAAACCTTGATTGATGCTGCAAATGATTCAAACACCTTCAATGTGACCTTTGGTGCATCTTCAGTTGCATTAGTAT CGGGTCCTGTTCCTGCTACTACAATTGCTGCAATGACAACTGCAGCAACGACAGCTGTAACTGCAATTGCttcaacaaccacagctgctccaacaactacagctgccccaacaacaacaaccgcAGTGTCCGCGACAACAAtaactacagcagctccaataacaacaaccacagcggctccaactcCAACAACCACAGCGTCTCCAACTACatcaaccacagcagctccaagtACAACAACCGCAGCtgctcaaacaacaacaaccacagctacagCAACCTCAACACCTGACCCTGTTACCTATGTCATAGCAGCAACCTTGGAAAATGAGATCTTTACAGCTGAGTTGCGAAATCGCTCCAGCCCTCGATTTAAAGAGCTTTCAGGAAAAGCTACAGCTCGT TGTAATCAAATATATCGAGCAAGATTTGGATCTAACTTTGATCGGTGCATTGTGAGAGAATTcag GGCTGCTCAAGCTCGACAAACACGAGCGAATGGAACTGTAGTAGAATTTTCAATTGTGTTCAATCAGTCTGTCCCTGCTTCAGCACTCCCAATGAACAACGTTGTTGCTCAAACCTTAATTGATGCTGCAAATGATTCAAACACCTTCAATGTGACCTTTGGTGCATCTTCAGTTGCATTAGTAT cgGGTCCTGTTCCTGCCACTACAATTGCTGCAATGACAACTGCTGCAACAACAGCTGTAACTACAATTGCTACAACAACACCTGCTGCAATGACaactgcagcaacaacaacaacagctgcaacTACAATTGCAGGAacgacaaacaacaacacttcccTCAGATCTTTTAATCCATGCATCACTTTCATGCTGCTCATATTAGCCTATGTCACACTAATATAA